In the genome of Pseudomonadota bacterium, the window GTGCTTAGAGCAAAGGGTATTAACTCTACGCTCCATGCTCTTCGCTCCATGCTAAAGCCTCACCGCCACTCCTCTATCTCTCAGATACTGCTTCGCTTCAATAATTGTATGTTCTCTATAGTGGAATATAGATGCAGCAAGCACCGC includes:
- a CDS encoding imidazole glycerol phosphate synthase subunit HisF is translated as AVLAASIFHYREHTIIEAKQYLRDRGVAVRL